The Spirosoma foliorum genome has a window encoding:
- a CDS encoding ABC transporter permease, which translates to MLRNYLKIARRHLWINKLYTGLNVGGLAVGLTTCLLMVMYVKHEFTYDRFHANADRIVRVTTNLTTPDAPISVASCSILLASALKRDYPDVETAARFEPVSATIRYGTDLRHEPDVYYAEQDVFSVFTYPFVEGNATKALSEPNTAVVTERFARKYAGCTNVLGETFLCNKKLYRITGVMADLPSNADMKISALLAKDYSTYTDWLVDDFPVYTFVLFRQTPNLNAFDKKLALLSKTYIQPELKKVGATGYAVVFQTELLKDVHFSQGKLADMPKGNKQYGYLFLFLAGFVLVIALLNYINLLTARATGRAKEVGIRKASGALRRQLVGQFLFESFLLSFLSVVLAIILLEISIPFFNELLQIQLDIPWRDGLLMAGIALLSTSFLGGLYPAFVLSGFNTAMVLRKQTGGLGRGFGLRQAITVFQFVLAVGMIVGVLVAHTQMKYMQRVDLGFTKEQVLTVHLPDDSLARMSAYALTDDLRQRTEIKDASLGSGIKPDAILVKATTIFQSVGKKREVMGNYLSIDERFLPLMNMKLVSGRNVLAGSEADKNGAFLVNEAFVKQAGWKQAIGQPMEGFMHKGKVVGVVRNFNYRSLHTAIEPVILVFNASPPANLTLKMKPEQLPLVQAALQKHYPNFPFEYTFLDAAFDAQYRKDNLMITLFNGFSLLTMLVSCLGLFGLATFSAEQRTKEIGVRKVLGASVISIVTLLSKDVLKLVLIAIIIAAPLAWYAMNQWLADFAYKIDMAWWMFALAGFVAVSIALLTVSFQSVKAALMNPVRSLRSE; encoded by the coding sequence ATGCTCAGAAACTACCTCAAAATCGCTCGTCGCCATCTTTGGATTAACAAACTTTACACTGGCCTGAATGTCGGGGGATTGGCCGTTGGGCTAACCACTTGCCTGCTCATGGTGATGTACGTGAAGCATGAATTCACCTACGACCGTTTTCATGCTAATGCTGACCGAATTGTTCGGGTAACAACGAATCTAACCACACCCGATGCCCCCATATCAGTAGCCTCCTGCTCAATCTTACTGGCCAGCGCGCTGAAACGGGATTACCCGGACGTGGAGACCGCTGCCCGCTTCGAACCCGTGTCGGCGACGATTCGGTACGGGACTGACTTGCGCCATGAACCCGATGTGTACTATGCTGAGCAGGACGTTTTCTCGGTCTTTACGTACCCGTTCGTTGAGGGCAACGCTACAAAAGCACTGAGTGAACCCAACACAGCGGTTGTTACTGAACGTTTTGCCCGGAAATACGCTGGTTGTACAAATGTGTTGGGCGAGACGTTTCTTTGTAACAAAAAACTGTATCGAATTACGGGCGTCATGGCCGATTTGCCTTCCAACGCCGACATGAAAATCAGCGCATTGCTGGCCAAAGATTATTCGACCTATACCGACTGGCTAGTCGATGATTTTCCGGTGTATACGTTCGTTTTGTTCCGACAAACCCCCAATCTAAACGCCTTTGACAAGAAGCTGGCCTTACTCAGCAAAACCTATATTCAGCCAGAGCTTAAGAAAGTGGGCGCCACTGGCTATGCCGTTGTGTTTCAGACTGAACTCCTAAAAGACGTCCACTTTAGTCAGGGTAAACTGGCCGATATGCCGAAGGGCAATAAACAGTATGGCTATTTATTTTTGTTTCTGGCGGGTTTTGTGTTGGTCATCGCCTTGCTCAACTACATCAATCTGTTAACGGCCAGAGCTACCGGACGAGCGAAGGAAGTGGGCATCCGAAAAGCCAGCGGTGCGTTACGGCGACAGTTGGTGGGTCAGTTTCTATTCGAGTCGTTTCTGTTGAGTTTCCTGTCTGTCGTTCTGGCGATTATCCTGCTGGAAATCAGCATTCCCTTTTTCAACGAGCTATTGCAAATCCAGCTTGATATACCCTGGCGCGACGGTTTGCTGATGGCGGGCATTGCGTTGCTGAGTACGTCCTTTCTGGGTGGACTCTACCCGGCCTTTGTCTTGTCTGGCTTTAATACGGCGATGGTATTACGGAAACAAACGGGAGGACTGGGACGAGGTTTCGGGCTTCGGCAGGCAATTACAGTGTTTCAGTTTGTGCTGGCGGTGGGCATGATTGTCGGGGTGTTGGTGGCTCATACGCAGATGAAGTACATGCAGCGCGTTGATCTGGGTTTCACGAAAGAGCAGGTACTCACCGTTCACCTCCCCGACGATTCGCTGGCCCGAATGTCGGCCTATGCCCTGACCGATGACTTACGACAACGAACCGAAATCAAGGATGCATCGCTTGGGTCGGGCATTAAGCCCGATGCCATTCTGGTCAAAGCAACGACTATTTTTCAATCGGTGGGTAAAAAACGGGAAGTCATGGGCAATTATCTATCTATTGATGAGCGTTTTCTGCCTCTCATGAATATGAAACTAGTGAGTGGTCGGAATGTATTGGCGGGTTCCGAAGCCGATAAGAATGGGGCCTTTCTGGTTAACGAAGCCTTTGTGAAACAGGCGGGTTGGAAGCAGGCCATTGGCCAGCCGATGGAAGGATTCATGCACAAAGGCAAGGTGGTTGGCGTGGTCAGAAATTTTAATTACCGCTCGCTACACACCGCTATTGAGCCGGTCATACTGGTTTTCAACGCATCGCCACCCGCCAACCTGACGCTGAAAATGAAGCCGGAACAGTTGCCCTTGGTACAAGCCGCCTTGCAGAAACACTACCCAAACTTCCCCTTCGAATACACGTTTCTGGACGCGGCCTTTGATGCTCAATACCGAAAAGATAACCTCATGATTACCCTCTTCAACGGATTTTCGCTGCTCACCATGCTGGTTTCCTGTCTGGGCTTATTCGGCTTAGCGACCTTCTCCGCCGAGCAACGAACGAAAGAAATTGGTGTACGCAAAGTACTCGGTGCCAGCGTCATCAGCATCGTGACGCTCCTCTCGAAAGATGTCTTGAAACTGGTTCTGATCGCTATCATCATTGCCGCTCCCCTCGCCTGGTACGCCATGAACCAATGGCTCGCCGACTTCGCCTACAAAATTGATATGGCGTGGTGGATGTTCGCCCTGGCGGGTTTTGTAGCGGTGAGTATTGCCCTGCTGACGGTAAGTTTCCAGAGTGTAAAAGCCGCCTTGATGAATCCAGTGAGGAGTTTGCGGAGTGAGTAG
- a CDS encoding purple acid phosphatase family protein, producing the protein MKLPGSFLLPFLLPFLLLFSAVTARDTPQPKASVKAVMDGVVTRLYKTYQPQQLDTIQQNFVLSFLTPQEKKVLATQYWVFRANVPVVVSLMRDKAQKVLPFWLKDSGFRKTELIVKNEEYTYEVWQKTFEAGVVSLGINGFDKHRPVYFISAKALHPNDSLRITPIFPAQQTFTTFQKGAFTYHDWSDLTLNEVPESLHGQTLFQTIRGRAREAHLVGAFRRTKFPSNARPDHILLSWSGSPTTTQDIQWRAAASVPSGVTKYWLKGSHDTLTKAAVRYTMEDRLLQNDRYVHRFTTQLTGLQPGKTYAYQVGSSKGGWSSVASFQTQSTTNEGFSFIWFGDTHKSPVFGEMAQQTLIRHPNIAFYSIAGDLVSTGLHRDEWDELWQYAGNVFQSKPLLPIPGNHDSQDGLGAWMYQQMFSLPHNGPKHPEVPDEQTYAFTYKNALFLMIDATAPIEAQTAWTKQQLSQSKADWKFMFLHFPPYTFEEDYADIRKAWGPLIDQYHVDMVMSGHVHYYMRSKPTHNGKDVATPDQGTIYTISIGIPSEHEIWPDEPYAALRYKNGPFYQLMDIQGKKLTYTVYDKDGKVKDELVIAK; encoded by the coding sequence ATGAAACTTCCCGGATCGTTTCTACTTCCGTTTCTACTTCCGTTTTTGCTTCTATTTTCTGCTGTTACGGCTCGTGACACACCCCAACCCAAGGCCAGCGTGAAAGCTGTGATGGATGGCGTTGTTACTCGGTTGTATAAAACTTACCAGCCTCAACAACTCGATACGATTCAGCAGAATTTCGTGCTTTCATTTTTGACTCCGCAGGAAAAAAAGGTGCTGGCTACGCAGTACTGGGTGTTTCGGGCCAATGTTCCGGTTGTAGTTTCGCTCATGCGTGACAAAGCACAGAAAGTTCTTCCATTCTGGCTCAAAGACAGTGGCTTTCGTAAGACGGAACTGATTGTCAAGAACGAAGAGTATACCTACGAAGTCTGGCAAAAGACCTTTGAAGCGGGCGTGGTCTCGCTAGGAATCAATGGATTCGATAAACATCGGCCCGTCTATTTCATTAGCGCAAAGGCACTACACCCGAACGATTCGCTGCGTATCACGCCCATTTTTCCGGCCCAGCAAACGTTCACTACGTTTCAAAAGGGAGCCTTTACTTACCACGACTGGAGCGACTTGACGTTGAACGAAGTACCCGAGTCACTACACGGCCAAACCTTGTTTCAGACGATTCGGGGAAGAGCGAGAGAAGCTCATCTAGTAGGCGCTTTCCGACGAACCAAATTTCCGTCCAACGCTCGGCCCGATCACATCCTACTTAGCTGGAGCGGCTCCCCTACCACGACCCAGGACATTCAATGGCGGGCAGCTGCATCGGTACCGAGTGGGGTTACCAAATACTGGCTCAAGGGAAGCCATGACACCCTTACCAAAGCCGCCGTTCGCTATACAATGGAAGATAGGCTCTTGCAGAATGATCGATACGTACATCGGTTTACGACGCAGTTAACCGGCTTACAACCGGGCAAAACGTATGCCTATCAGGTAGGTTCGTCCAAAGGCGGCTGGTCGTCAGTGGCTTCTTTTCAGACGCAATCCACTACGAATGAGGGCTTCTCGTTTATCTGGTTCGGGGATACGCACAAATCGCCTGTTTTTGGGGAAATGGCTCAGCAAACGCTTATCCGACACCCCAACATCGCCTTTTATTCGATAGCTGGCGATTTAGTCAGCACGGGTTTGCATCGGGATGAGTGGGACGAATTGTGGCAGTATGCGGGAAATGTTTTCCAGTCCAAACCACTATTGCCGATTCCCGGTAATCACGACAGTCAGGATGGGCTGGGCGCGTGGATGTATCAGCAGATGTTCAGTTTGCCGCACAATGGCCCGAAACACCCTGAAGTACCCGACGAGCAGACCTATGCATTTACTTACAAAAACGCGCTGTTTTTGATGATCGATGCGACGGCTCCCATCGAGGCTCAAACGGCCTGGACCAAGCAGCAACTTTCCCAATCAAAAGCTGACTGGAAGTTTATGTTCCTCCATTTTCCGCCCTACACATTTGAAGAAGATTACGCCGACATTCGGAAAGCCTGGGGACCACTCATCGACCAATATCACGTGGACATGGTCATGAGCGGACACGTGCATTATTACATGCGCTCAAAACCCACGCATAACGGCAAAGACGTAGCAACTCCCGACCAGGGAACGATTTACACTATCTCTATCGGCATTCCCAGCGAGCACGAAATCTGGCCCGATGAACCCTATGCAGCCCTTCGGTACAAAAACGGCCCTTTTTATCAATTAATGGACATCCAGGGCAAAAAGCTGACGTATACGGTCTATGATAAAGACGGAAAGGTTAAGGATGAGTTGGTGATAGCGAAGTAA